One genomic region from Ruegeria sp. TM1040 encodes:
- a CDS encoding Crp/Fnr family transcriptional regulator: MQIADWTAHFQGTRALPDATRTRLEQVSHAQTYKKGQEVFGPANLPDSLLFLLKGTIRVSQSSDNGRDIVLYRVDAGESCVLTTACMLAEEAYNAEGIAETDVTVIQLPKSTFDQLVAEEPAFRSFVFAAYSRRLIDLLRVVDDVAFGRIDVRLADRLLTLAGADSEIAATHQQIASELGTAREVISRVLHDFQKREMISQSRGRITILNRVALRAMAESV; encoded by the coding sequence ATGCAGATCGCAGATTGGACCGCGCATTTTCAGGGCACCCGGGCCTTGCCCGATGCCACCCGTACCCGCCTCGAACAGGTGAGCCATGCGCAGACCTACAAGAAAGGGCAGGAAGTCTTTGGTCCGGCCAACCTGCCGGACAGTCTGCTGTTTCTGCTCAAAGGGACCATCAGGGTCTCGCAAAGCTCGGACAATGGCCGCGACATCGTGCTCTACCGTGTGGATGCGGGTGAAAGCTGTGTCCTTACAACCGCCTGCATGCTCGCTGAGGAGGCCTATAACGCCGAGGGCATTGCCGAAACCGATGTGACCGTCATTCAGCTCCCGAAGTCTACTTTTGACCAATTGGTGGCCGAGGAACCCGCATTTCGCTCCTTTGTGTTTGCAGCCTATTCACGCCGACTCATTGATCTGCTGCGGGTGGTGGATGATGTGGCCTTTGGGCGCATTGATGTGCGCCTTGCCGACCGACTCCTGACACTCGCGGGCGCAGATAGTGAAATCGCGGCGACGCACCAGCAGATTGCCAGCGAATTGGGAACCGCGCGCGAGGTAATCTCGCGGGTGCTGCACGACTTTCAAAAGCGGGAAATGATCAGCCAATCTCGAGGGCGCATCACCATATTGAACCGCGTCGCATTGCGCGCCATGGCCGAGAGCGTCTGA
- a CDS encoding YgaP-like transmembrane domain, translated as MAMNVGTLDRILRAALALGLLYLALMSDLALFQSAIVRYGAIAVAVVMLVVAMTRVCPFYTIFGLKTCRR; from the coding sequence ATGGCGATGAATGTCGGAACACTTGACCGGATCTTGCGCGCGGCACTGGCGCTGGGACTCTTGTATCTTGCGCTGATGAGCGACCTTGCGCTCTTTCAAAGCGCTATCGTGCGATACGGCGCAATCGCGGTTGCTGTGGTAATGCTGGTGGTGGCGATGACGCGGGTCTGTCCCTTCTACACCATCTTTGGTCTCAAAACCTGTCGGAGATAA
- a CDS encoding YeeE/YedE family protein, protein MQTDFTPVLSFGGGTLIGLAAVLLMLGLGRILGATGILSGTVFVTSREELSWRVALILGMLLAPGAIYFATGVMPAISVPSSPAMIVIGGVIVGFGASLGSGCTSGHGVCGLSRLSLRSIVAVPTFMATAAITVFLIRHVFGG, encoded by the coding sequence ATGCAAACTGACTTTACGCCTGTGTTGTCATTTGGGGGCGGGACCTTGATTGGCTTGGCTGCCGTTCTGCTGATGCTCGGACTGGGCCGCATCTTGGGGGCAACAGGAATTCTGTCGGGCACAGTCTTTGTGACCTCGCGAGAAGAACTGTCTTGGCGCGTCGCGCTCATACTCGGCATGCTGCTCGCGCCCGGAGCGATTTATTTCGCCACCGGCGTGATGCCTGCCATTTCGGTTCCCTCAAGTCCCGCCATGATCGTCATTGGCGGCGTGATTGTTGGCTTCGGCGCAAGCCTTGGCTCTGGCTGTACATCCGGGCATGGCGTTTGCGGCCTCTCGCGGCTTTCGCTGCGCTCTATCGTAGCGGTCCCCACCTTCATGGCAACCGCGGCCATAACCGTATTCCTGATCCGTCACGTTTTTGGAGGCTAA
- a CDS encoding DUF6691 family protein: MRFIYTVLTGLVFGVGIALSGMMNPAKVLNFFDIAGGWDPSLAFVMGGALTITFIGYRLVWRRQAPLFEGRFQIPSSTLIDSKLVGGAALFGVGWGIAGFCPGAAIPALGTGRWEVALFLLAVIGGFFLRRLLSNLPSNVTS; this comes from the coding sequence ATGCGATTTATCTATACTGTTCTGACCGGCCTTGTCTTTGGCGTCGGGATCGCGCTCTCTGGGATGATGAATCCCGCCAAAGTTCTGAATTTCTTTGATATTGCAGGGGGGTGGGATCCAAGTCTTGCCTTTGTGATGGGCGGCGCGCTCACCATCACATTTATCGGCTACCGGTTGGTCTGGCGCCGGCAGGCACCGCTTTTTGAGGGGCGCTTTCAGATCCCTTCTTCGACCTTGATCGACTCAAAACTGGTGGGGGGTGCGGCGCTCTTTGGGGTTGGCTGGGGCATCGCCGGCTTTTGTCCTGGTGCGGCGATCCCGGCCCTGGGCACCGGCCGCTGGGAGGTCGCGCTGTTCCTCCTCGCAGTCATTGGCGGTTTTTTTCTGCGCCGTCTTCTTTCAAACTTGCCCAGTAACGTCACCTCTTAA
- a CDS encoding MBL fold metallo-hydrolase codes for MAHYPVNMDVKPEVQAFFDEATNTISYIVKDPASSACAIIDSVMDIDYAAGRITYEHADALIDHITSQGLQLEWIIETHVHADHLSAAPYIQEKLGGKIAIGAKIMVVQDTFGKIFNEGTEFQRDGSQFDRLLEDGDTYMIGSMQAFAMYTPGHTPACMVHVMGNAAFVGDTLFMPDGGSARADFPGGDAGTLYDSIQKVLALPDEMRLFMCHDYGPNGRDIAWETSVGDEKAHNIHVGGGISKEEFVKFRTQRDAQLDMPKLIIPSLQVNMRAGEVPTDKDGHPMLKVPLNGL; via the coding sequence ATGGCCCATTACCCTGTGAATATGGACGTCAAACCCGAGGTTCAGGCTTTCTTTGACGAGGCCACAAACACGATCAGCTATATCGTAAAGGATCCCGCGTCGTCCGCCTGCGCCATCATCGACAGCGTGATGGACATCGACTATGCGGCGGGGCGGATCACCTATGAGCATGCCGATGCATTGATCGATCACATCACGTCGCAGGGGCTACAGCTGGAGTGGATCATCGAGACCCATGTTCATGCGGATCACCTCTCGGCCGCGCCCTACATCCAAGAGAAGCTGGGCGGTAAGATCGCAATCGGTGCCAAGATCATGGTGGTGCAGGACACTTTCGGCAAGATCTTCAATGAAGGCACGGAGTTTCAGCGCGATGGCTCCCAGTTCGACCGACTGCTGGAGGACGGCGACACCTATATGATCGGCTCGATGCAGGCTTTTGCGATGTATACGCCCGGTCACACGCCCGCCTGTATGGTACATGTGATGGGAAATGCAGCCTTTGTCGGCGATACGTTGTTTATGCCCGATGGCGGCTCTGCCCGCGCGGATTTCCCCGGCGGTGACGCTGGAACCCTGTATGACAGCATCCAAAAGGTGCTGGCGCTGCCGGACGAGATGCGGCTGTTCATGTGCCACGACTATGGCCCGAACGGGCGAGACATCGCGTGGGAGACTTCGGTGGGCGACGAAAAGGCCCATAATATCCACGTTGGCGGCGGCATCTCGAAGGAGGAGTTTGTCAAATTCCGCACCCAGCGGGACGCGCAGCTTGATATGCCGAAGCTCATCATTCCATCCCTGCAGGTCAACATGCGGGCAGGCGAGGTGCCCACCGACAAAGACGGGCATCCTATGCTCAAGGTGCCTCTGAATGGTCTCTGA
- a CDS encoding SulP family inorganic anion transporter, with product MPSFRQYFPILVWGRDYDKSALSNDLIAAVIVTIMLIPQSLAYALLAGLPPEAGIYASIAPILLYAVFGTSRALAVGPVAVVSLLTASAVGQVAEQGTAGYVVATLTLAFLSGSFLVLMGVLKLGFIANFLSHPVIAGFITASGILIATSQIKHILGIRAEGHTLPEMLYSIALRLGEVNWITLLIGASATGFLFWARKHLKQTLHGMGTPPLLADILNKAGPVAAVVTTTVVVWGFDLAEKGVKIVGEVPQGLPPLTMPGFAPDLIGALLVPAILISIIGFVESVSVAQTLAAKRRQRIDPDQELIGLGAANLGAAFTGGYPVTGGFARSVVNFDAGAETPAAGAFTAIGLALAAVALTPLVYYLPIATLAATIIVAVLSLVDLSILKKTWTYSHADFIAVAATILLTLGLGVEIGVASGVILSVVLHLYKTSRPHVAEVGLVPGTQHFRNIDRHNVQTDPRLVSLRVDESLYFVNARFLEDLIQKRVTEGCAIKHVVLMFSAVNMVDYSALESLEAINHRLKDMGVGLHLSEVKGPVMDRLQRSDFIDEMNGKIFLSQYEAWANLTAGAQQGAADTGQGDQLRCGA from the coding sequence ATGCCGAGCTTTCGCCAATATTTCCCCATCCTCGTATGGGGCCGGGACTACGACAAATCCGCCCTGTCGAATGATCTCATAGCGGCGGTGATCGTAACGATCATGTTGATCCCGCAGTCGTTGGCCTATGCCCTTTTGGCGGGATTGCCGCCCGAAGCGGGGATCTATGCCTCCATCGCGCCTATCCTGCTCTATGCGGTTTTTGGCACCAGCCGGGCGCTTGCGGTTGGTCCGGTTGCGGTGGTGTCGCTGTTGACAGCATCTGCTGTGGGGCAAGTGGCCGAACAGGGCACGGCGGGGTATGTCGTCGCGACCCTCACGCTGGCCTTCTTGTCGGGGAGCTTTCTGGTTCTGATGGGGGTGCTCAAACTTGGCTTCATTGCCAATTTTCTGAGCCACCCGGTCATAGCGGGTTTTATCACCGCATCGGGTATTCTAATCGCGACAAGCCAGATCAAACATATCCTCGGCATTCGTGCCGAAGGTCATACCTTGCCGGAGATGCTCTATTCGATCGCGCTGCGTCTGGGCGAGGTAAACTGGATCACCTTGTTGATCGGAGCCAGCGCGACAGGCTTTCTATTCTGGGCTCGCAAACACCTGAAGCAGACACTGCATGGCATGGGGACGCCGCCGCTCTTGGCGGATATTCTGAACAAGGCGGGGCCAGTGGCGGCCGTCGTCACCACGACTGTGGTTGTCTGGGGATTTGACCTTGCTGAGAAGGGCGTCAAAATCGTGGGTGAAGTACCCCAAGGCTTACCACCGCTCACGATGCCGGGCTTTGCTCCCGATCTGATCGGAGCGCTTCTGGTGCCCGCGATCCTGATTTCCATCATCGGTTTTGTTGAGTCTGTTTCCGTGGCGCAAACTCTTGCCGCCAAGCGACGCCAGCGCATTGACCCGGATCAGGAGTTGATCGGCCTCGGCGCGGCCAATTTAGGGGCCGCCTTTACCGGTGGCTACCCGGTGACAGGCGGCTTTGCACGGTCGGTTGTGAACTTTGACGCTGGCGCCGAGACGCCGGCTGCTGGGGCCTTCACGGCCATCGGGTTGGCCCTTGCCGCCGTGGCCCTCACCCCGTTGGTTTATTACCTGCCGATCGCGACACTAGCGGCGACCATCATCGTGGCTGTGCTGAGCCTCGTCGACCTGTCGATCCTCAAAAAAACCTGGACCTATTCGCATGCCGACTTCATCGCTGTTGCGGCCACCATTCTTTTGACCCTGGGACTCGGTGTCGAAATCGGTGTCGCTTCCGGCGTCATCCTCTCTGTGGTCTTGCACCTCTACAAGACCTCTCGCCCCCATGTGGCGGAGGTTGGGCTGGTGCCCGGCACCCAGCATTTTCGCAACATCGATCGTCACAACGTCCAAACGGACCCCCGTTTGGTGTCGCTGCGCGTCGATGAAAGTCTCTACTTCGTCAACGCCCGATTTCTCGAGGACCTGATCCAGAAACGCGTCACCGAAGGCTGCGCGATCAAACATGTGGTGCTTATGTTTTCGGCGGTGAACATGGTGGACTATTCTGCGCTCGAGAGCCTCGAAGCCATCAATCACCGCCTAAAGGACATGGGCGTTGGTCTCCACCTTTCCGAGGTCAAAGGGCCCGTGATGGATCGCCTTCAAAGATCTGATTTCATTGACGAAATGAACGGAAAGATCTTCCTTTCTCAATATGAGGCCTGGGCCAATCTGACCGCGGGGGCGCAACAGGGCGCTGCGGACACAGGGCAGGGCGACCAGCTGCGCTGCGGCGCATGA
- the thiD gene encoding bifunctional hydroxymethylpyrimidine kinase/phosphomethylpyrimidine kinase → MAHIALTIAGSDSGGGAGIQADLKAMSALGVYGASVVTAITAQNTRAVTAVHSIPLEVISAQIEAVLSDLDVRAIKIGMLATPGIIGCVHEALGAFSGEIVLDPVMIAKSGDALLAADAVDSLRKELVPGATVLTPNLPEAACLLDQPVAQSTDEMISQGLALCELGAQAVLMKGGHGAGEICEDILVSGGEVRACFRAQRQHTKNTHGTGCTLSSAIAAGLSKGLTLPEAVQEAHEYLQGAIAQADALAVGHGHGPVHHFHAFWSA, encoded by the coding sequence GTGGCGCATATCGCATTGACCATCGCAGGATCTGACAGTGGCGGCGGCGCCGGTATTCAGGCGGACCTCAAGGCCATGTCCGCGCTTGGCGTTTACGGTGCCAGCGTGGTTACGGCCATCACCGCCCAGAACACCCGCGCCGTAACGGCGGTGCATTCAATCCCGCTAGAGGTCATCTCGGCTCAGATTGAGGCTGTTCTGAGCGATCTTGATGTGCGCGCGATCAAGATTGGAATGCTCGCTACCCCGGGCATAATCGGCTGTGTCCATGAGGCGCTCGGCGCATTTTCGGGGGAAATCGTCCTTGATCCGGTGATGATTGCCAAATCCGGTGATGCGCTGCTTGCTGCGGATGCGGTCGACAGCCTTCGAAAGGAGCTTGTGCCAGGCGCCACTGTTCTGACCCCGAACCTGCCCGAGGCGGCGTGCCTGTTGGATCAACCGGTTGCGCAGTCGACTGATGAGATGATCTCGCAAGGTCTCGCACTTTGCGAGCTGGGGGCACAGGCTGTACTCATGAAAGGCGGCCATGGGGCAGGGGAGATCTGCGAAGATATTCTTGTTTCGGGGGGCGAGGTCCGCGCATGTTTCCGTGCGCAGCGCCAGCACACAAAAAACACCCATGGCACCGGCTGCACCCTTTCCTCTGCCATTGCCGCTGGCCTCTCCAAAGGCCTGACGCTTCCAGAGGCCGTGCAGGAGGCGCATGAGTACCTTCAAGGCGCAATTGCCCAAGCGGATGCGCTGGCCGTGGGTCATGGTCACGGCCCTGTCCATCACTTCCACGCCTTCTGGTCCGCATGA
- a CDS encoding FAD-dependent oxidoreductase has protein sequence MMLYSVIGAGVAGLAVATELVARGARVQVFDPAGPPGAHGCSWWAGGMLAPWCEYENAEEPVLRLGQEAIQWWQDRTQVTHRGTLVVAGRRDIPDLRRFARRTEGFRQIDHDITELEPDLVGFSQALFFEEEAHLDPRRALADLYQRLMQEGVVFHAECAPDNLENVIDCRGLQARDCLKDLRGVKGEMLVIRCPDVTLTRPVRLLHPRMPLYVVPRGDGLYMLGATMIESEDRARITARSMLELLSAAYALNPGFGEAEILEIGVDLRPAFPDNLPRIRRLKGRIYANGLYRHGYLLAPALARGVADLVLNNIHSEMVDEDHC, from the coding sequence ATGATGCTCTATTCTGTCATCGGAGCGGGTGTCGCTGGGCTCGCAGTTGCCACGGAACTGGTAGCGCGCGGCGCAAGGGTGCAGGTCTTTGACCCCGCCGGTCCGCCCGGCGCCCATGGGTGCTCGTGGTGGGCAGGGGGCATGCTTGCCCCTTGGTGCGAATACGAAAACGCCGAAGAGCCGGTCTTGCGGCTGGGGCAAGAGGCAATCCAGTGGTGGCAGGACAGAACCCAAGTCACCCATCGCGGCACTTTGGTGGTGGCCGGGCGGCGCGACATTCCGGATCTGCGCCGCTTTGCTCGCCGCACCGAAGGGTTTCGTCAGATCGACCACGACATCACGGAACTGGAACCCGATCTCGTTGGCTTTTCGCAGGCCCTCTTTTTTGAAGAAGAGGCTCATCTGGACCCGCGCCGGGCGCTTGCGGATCTCTATCAGAGGCTAATGCAAGAGGGCGTGGTGTTTCATGCTGAGTGCGCGCCGGACAATCTTGAAAATGTGATTGATTGCAGAGGTTTGCAGGCGCGCGATTGCCTGAAGGATCTACGCGGTGTTAAGGGTGAAATGCTGGTCATCCGCTGCCCGGATGTGACGCTGACGCGACCTGTGCGACTGCTGCACCCGCGGATGCCTCTCTACGTTGTGCCGCGTGGAGACGGCCTCTATATGCTCGGCGCAACCATGATCGAGAGCGAAGACCGCGCCCGGATTACCGCGCGCTCGATGCTTGAGTTGCTCAGCGCTGCCTATGCGCTGAACCCGGGCTTTGGCGAGGCGGAGATCCTCGAGATCGGCGTCGATCTGCGCCCTGCATTTCCCGACAACCTGCCACGGATCCGCCGGTTGAAGGGGCGGATCTATGCCAATGGGCTTTATCGGCACGGGTATCTTCTTGCGCCCGCGTTGGCGCGTGGCGTGGCGGATCTGGTGCTCAACAACATACATTCGGAGATGGTTGATGAAGATCACTGTTAA
- the thiS gene encoding sulfur carrier protein ThiS has translation MKITVNGAAVEVTATTLAALLEERGFSGRVATAVNETFVPATQRATQPLSDGDRIEILAPMQGG, from the coding sequence ATGAAGATCACTGTTAACGGCGCGGCGGTGGAGGTCACGGCCACCACGCTCGCGGCGCTGCTGGAAGAACGCGGATTTTCGGGACGGGTCGCAACGGCAGTCAATGAAACCTTTGTCCCGGCAACTCAGCGCGCGACGCAGCCCCTGAGCGATGGCGACCGGATCGAAATCCTCGCACCGATGCAGGGGGGCTGA
- a CDS encoding thiazole synthase, giving the protein MKSFYGVELPNPLMLGTAQYPSPAVLEQAFRQSGAGVATVSLRREGAGGAGASFWKLIADLGVHILPNTAGCHTIKEAVTTAHMAREVFDTNWIKLELIGHTDSLQPDVFQLVEAAKILTGEGFKVFPYTTEDLIVAERLLSAGCDVLMPWGAPIGSGRGLNNPYALRAMRAEFPEVPLVIDAGIGLPSHAAQAMEMGFDAVLLNTAVARAGDPPMMARAMMAAIEAGQLAHAADPIEARDMAEASTPVIGKAFLS; this is encoded by the coding sequence ATGAAGAGCTTTTACGGCGTTGAGCTGCCCAATCCTCTGATGCTGGGCACCGCCCAATATCCAAGCCCTGCGGTTCTGGAACAGGCCTTTCGCCAAAGCGGAGCCGGGGTGGCGACAGTTTCGTTGCGCCGCGAAGGGGCCGGGGGGGCGGGTGCGTCCTTTTGGAAGCTGATTGCGGATCTTGGCGTGCATATTCTACCCAATACCGCCGGATGCCACACCATCAAAGAAGCTGTGACCACAGCGCATATGGCGCGCGAGGTTTTTGACACGAACTGGATCAAGCTTGAACTGATTGGCCATACCGACAGCCTGCAACCGGATGTGTTTCAACTGGTGGAAGCCGCAAAGATCCTGACCGGGGAGGGCTTCAAAGTCTTTCCTTACACCACCGAGGACCTGATCGTTGCCGAGCGTCTTTTGTCGGCAGGTTGCGATGTGCTCATGCCATGGGGCGCGCCGATCGGGTCCGGCAGGGGGCTGAACAACCCTTATGCCCTGCGCGCGATGCGTGCGGAGTTTCCCGAGGTTCCCTTGGTGATCGATGCGGGCATTGGCCTGCCGAGCCACGCCGCGCAGGCGATGGAAATGGGCTTTGACGCGGTGCTGCTGAACACGGCCGTTGCGCGTGCCGGTGATCCTCCGATGATGGCACGCGCGATGATGGCAGCAATTGAAGCCGGACAACTGGCGCATGCGGCTGATCCGATCGAGGCGCGCGATATGGCCGAAGCCTCGACACCTGTGATTGGAAAGGCGTTTTTGTCATGA
- a CDS encoding thiamine phosphate synthase: protein MTLDRFYPIFDDANWLQRMLPLGVKLVQLRIKDQPIDVVQQQITRSRGLCRQHGAVLVVNDYWQLAIELGCDWVHLGQEDLDDADLKAIRAAGLKLGVSTHDEDELDRVLALSPEYVALGPVYPTILKHMKWHEQGLPRVREWKTRIGSIPLVGIGGMSVERAPGVFEAGADIVSVVTDITLNSDPEARVRQWVEATR, encoded by the coding sequence ATGACGCTCGATCGTTTCTATCCGATTTTTGACGACGCCAATTGGCTGCAGAGGATGCTGCCATTAGGCGTCAAGCTGGTGCAATTGCGCATCAAGGATCAGCCCATCGACGTGGTTCAGCAGCAAATCACACGGTCCCGCGGTCTCTGTCGTCAGCATGGCGCGGTTCTTGTTGTGAACGATTACTGGCAGCTTGCAATCGAGCTGGGCTGCGATTGGGTTCACCTTGGCCAGGAGGATCTCGACGATGCAGATCTGAAAGCCATCCGCGCTGCCGGTCTCAAACTGGGTGTCTCCACCCACGATGAGGATGAGCTTGATCGCGTGCTTGCACTGTCACCGGAGTATGTGGCTCTGGGACCGGTCTACCCGACCATCCTGAAGCATATGAAATGGCACGAGCAGGGGCTGCCGCGGGTGCGCGAATGGAAAACCCGGATCGGCTCTATCCCGTTGGTCGGCATCGGCGGCATGTCTGTCGAGCGCGCGCCCGGGGTATTTGAGGCCGGCGCCGACATCGTTTCTGTGGTCACCGATATCACCCTCAACTCAGATCCCGAAGCGCGGGTGCGGCAATGGGTCGAGGCCACGCGATGA